Proteins encoded within one genomic window of Apis mellifera strain DH4 linkage group LG1, Amel_HAv3.1, whole genome shotgun sequence:
- the LOC552243 gene encoding mucin-5AC isoform X8, with the protein MIGSFWNLCRACPSMPIDKQLHSEYRSTYTWHEYTGPHQEQVVRRAPQPPPTSRPTLEPPLPRRKKCPELAYKTHEFITAADGGGIDAVDSNVVADKVREVTTQSGLPPSQLSKAISRISTEYRLQFAWPRRPQLTNGETVAPGVTAAGLPAGTTGPPRKSLSMGALKQGIAPTGPAPVHKKRPGDVDHKRDGMQASELEPLVGGTGTDTIDGVVPEGDEREEDMSDLKITFRGKKSGRTVRISDDKGLREKPQEKPFPTAEVIELRRLADEYKHRDWGCGLAAEDEASLWKRVSSNHALNALSLARSVTKEEKEKENTRKVAPVTAAMTMPPAGRPSSVQARPIHGILQDDSKADTERAIARARKDFLIRHHLDRTTGVGDGALLPSPTREKLEPVIPRRREETKEHREEIQPKTKSSPKNSPRTGRSQSLGPTVTERRSPKRQPPRAPSVTKDAKEKEKESKEKEKEQREKGGEPERHPRPTGVSVTGPGHVRWSIREPSTVSSTGSSTSVPPLPPPPSGPGPTPFYRRSPQVHRKSFLATTAPPYRPLHHIKPSTTTTSTTTITTTTTTTTITTTTNTTSTSVKPPVKHSIHTSVHHPPTSSAAAAARPDRVKDISRSHQGPNEAQAKTGRDQSAAAAAAAAVADPSKSSSDSRYASNQAATAVQPMTAEPQVNGDVTGGESSVASTPPSQSQAPVSATAASPWIDDEPVVKSPPEPTRVKSPEQMIMRSPEPVNWTVPLDTGKTFTVTQNVREEPLTRPHSEAKSWAPSSVPSAPQSAPPELAAQHKSQHSQHSGYKSPESESVSIGSFSGLNGHKDMDSERDSPLPSNIQTGGTPTHVDDETGGIEEESKEQRSEPSIKSVAGTSLRCLEDPSFEYERKKEGSQPVTTAAMTAPSSTTTPQQGYRILEAESPQGGAIDSGGAGSVGGIGSSGGGYHVLEAPTVVPGSAQRSAASEVLEKARNRFDKFWGKGSGSEN; encoded by the exons CAGCTCCATTCAGAGTATAGGAGCACGTACACATGGCACGAATATACTGGGCCGCACCAGGAACAAGTTGTTCGTCGAGCACCGCAACCCCCGCCGACATCGA GGCCCACTTTGGAACCGCCATTGCCACGGCGAAAGAAATGTCCGGAGCTTGCGTACAAAACGCACGAATTCATCACGGCAGCCGATGGGGGTGGTATCGATGCCGTCGATTCCAACGTTGTAGCTGACAAAGTTCGA GAAGTTACAACGCAGTCGGGTTTACCACCGAGTCAATTGAGCAAAGCAATCTCACGGATCAGCACCGAGTATCGGTTGCAGTTTGCCTGGCCTAGAAGACCCCAACTGACGAATGGCGAGACAGTGGCACCAGGAGTGACGGCCGCCGGACTCCCTGCAGGTACGACAGGACCACCTAGAAAGTCTCTCAGCATGGGAGCTCTTAAGCAGGGTATCGCTCCTACAGGGCCCGCCCCGGTACACAAGAAACGTCCCGGTGATGTCGATCACAAGCGTGATG GGATGCAAGCATCGGAGCTAGAACCTTTGGTCGGAGGAACTGGAACGGACACTATCGACGGAGTGGTGCCCGAGGGCGATGAGCGCGAGGAAGACATGTCGGACTTGAAAATAACTTTCAG GGGTAAAAAATCAGGTAGGACCGTAAGGATATCGGATGATAAAGGGCTGAGGGAGAAACCGCAGGAGAAACCGTTTCCCACTGCTGAAGTCATCGAGCTTAGACGACTCGCTGACGAGTACAAG CATCGCGACTGGGGTTGCGGTCTGGCAGCCGAGGACGAGGCTTCGCTGTGGAAACGGGTCTCCAGTAACCACGCTCTCAACGCGCTGTCCCTTGCCAG GTCAGTaacgaaggaagagaaagaaaaagagaacacGAGAAAAGTTGCTCCGGTTACTGCCGCGATGACCATGCCTCCCGCGGGTCGGCCATCTTCGGTTCAAGCTAGACCCATTCATGGAATTTTGCAGGATGATTCTAAAGCG GATACGGAAAGAGCTATTGCTCGCGCAAGAAAAGATTTCTTGATCCGCCATCATCTGGATCGTACTACTGGCGTGg GCGATGGTGCACTGCTTCCCTCTCCAACGAGAGAAAAGTTGGAGCCCGTGATACCACGACGTCGAGAGGAGACGAAAGAGCACCGCGAAGAAATTCAGCCTAAAACGAAATCCAGCCCTAAGAACAGTCCAAGAACCGGTCGTTCGCAGAGTCTTGGTCCAACTGTGACTGAACGTCGATCACCTAAACGTCAACCGCCTCGTGCGCCTTCCGTCACTAAAGATGCCAAG gaaaaggagaaggagtcaaaggagaaggagaaagagcaAAGGGAAAAAGGCGGTGAGCCTGAAAGGCATCCACGACCGA CGGGTGTTTCAGTCACGGGCCCCGGCCACGTGCGTTGGAGCATACGGGAACCGTCGACGGTTTCCTCGACGGGTTCGTCGACCAGCGTGCCACCATTACCGCCACCACCCTCGGGCCCAGGGCCTACTCCGTTCTACAGGAGGTCCCCGCAGGTCCATCGGAAAT CCTTCCTCGCAACCACAGCTCCCCCCTATCGCCCCCTTCATCACATCAAACCCTCAACCACTACCACGAGTACTACCACAATTACCACTACCACTACCACAACCACTATCACCACCACCACAAACACAACAAGTACAAGCGTAAAACCCCCGGTAAAACATTCGATTCATACGAGTGTCCATCACCCACCTACGTCGAGCGCTGCTGCTGCGGCCAGGCCGGACCGTGTTAAAGATATAAGCCGATCCCACCAAGGTCCAAACGAAGCTCAGGCAAAAACGGGCCGCGACCAGTCAGCTGCGGCTGCGGCCGCAGCCGCCGTCGCCGATCCATCCAAATCATCCTCCGATAGTCGATACGCGTCAAACCAAGCCGCTACCGCCGTCCAACCTA TGACGGCAGAGCCACAAGTAAACGGGGACGTGACAGGTGGGGAGTCGAGCGTCGCGTCGACACCACCGTCCCAGTCTCAGGCGCCAGTTTCGGCCACCGCCGCAAGCCCGTGGATCGACGACGAGCCGGTAGTGAAAAGTCCGCCAGAACCGACCAGGGTAAAGTCGCCGGAACAGATGATCATGCGCTCACCGGAGCCGGTCAACTGGACGGTTCCATTAGACACCGGGAAAACATTCACTGTCACGCAAAACGTTAGAGAAG aacCTCTGACACGTCCGCATAGCGAGGCAAAGAGCTGGGCACCTTCGTCAGTTCCATCGGCTCCGCAATCTGCACCACCTGAATTAGCGGCACAGCACAAGTCGCAACATTCCCAACATTCCGGATATAAATCTCCAGAAAGTGAAAGTGTTTCTATAGGTAGCTTTAGCGGTTTGAACGGACACAAGGACATGGACTCCGAAAGGGATAGTCCGTTGCCCTCGAATATTCAAACCGGCGGCACTCCCACACACGTTGACGAT GAAACAGGCGGTATCGAAGAAGAATCTAAAGAACAAAGATCGGAGCCATCAATAAAATCCGTAGCAGGGACGAGTTTAAGATGTCTAGAGGATCCAAGTTTCGAAtatgagaggaaaaaagaaggtaGTCAGCCAGTCACAACGGCGGCCATGACAGCCCCGTCATCGACGACGACCCCTCAACAGGGTTACCGTATCCTAGAGGCGGAGTCGCCTCAAGGTGGCGCCATTGATAGTGGCGGTGCCGGTAGCGTGGGTGGAATAGGAAGTAGCGGGGGTGGCTACCATGTACTGGAAGCGCCGACAGTGGTTCCAGGCTCTGCACAACGTTCCGCAGCGAGCGAAGTGCTGGAAAAAGCACGAAAtcgtttcgataaattctGGGGAAAGGGCAGCGGCTCGGAGAATTAG
- the LOC552243 gene encoding proteoglycan 4 isoform X13, with protein sequence MPANKGNLSTPHKEKSGNGLTTGASKKKKRCTVKHKRHCKQYLQLHSEYRSTYTWHEYTGPHQEQVVRRAPQPPPTSTKQASAKLQSAKSTEDENNEGPTLEPPLPRRKKCPELAYKTHEFITAADGGGIDAVDSNVVADKVREVTTQSGLPPSQLSKAISRISTEYRLQFAWPRRPQLTNGETVAPGVTAAGLPAGTTGPPRKSLSMGALKQGIAPTGPAPVHKKRPGDVDHKRDGMQASELEPLVGGTGTDTIDGVVPEGDEREEDMSDLKITFRGKKSGRTVRISDDKGLREKPQEKPFPTAEVIELRRLADEYKHRDWGCGLAAEDEASLWKRVSSNHALNALSLARSVTKEEKEKENTRKVAPVTAAMTMPPAGRPSSVQARPIHGILQDDSKADTERAIARARKDFLIRHHLDRTTGVGDGALLPSPTREKLEPVIPRRREETKEHREEIQPKTKSSPKNSPRTGRSQSLGPTVTERRSPKRQPPRAPSVTKDAKEKEKESKEKEKEQREKGGEPERHPRPMTAEPQVNGDVTGGESSVASTPPSQSQAPVSATAASPWIDDEPVVKSPPEPTRVKSPEQMIMRSPEPVNWTVPLDTGKTFTVTQNVREEPLTRPHSEAKSWAPSSVPSAPQSAPPELAAQHKSQHSQHSGYKSPESESVSIGSFSGLNGHKDMDSERDSPLPSNIQTGGTPTHVDDETGGIEEESKEQRSEPSIKSVAGTSLRCLEDPSFEYERKKEGSQPVTTAAMTAPSSTTTPQQGYRILEAESPQGGAIDSGGAGSVGGIGSSGGGYHVLEAPTVVPGSAQRSAASEVLEKARNRFDKFWGKGSGSEN encoded by the exons CAGCTCCATTCAGAGTATAGGAGCACGTACACATGGCACGAATATACTGGGCCGCACCAGGAACAAGTTGTTCGTCGAGCACCGCAACCCCCGCCGACATCGA CGAAGCAAGCGAGCGCGAAGCTACAATCGGCCAAGTCAACCGAGGATGAGAACAACGAAG GGCCCACTTTGGAACCGCCATTGCCACGGCGAAAGAAATGTCCGGAGCTTGCGTACAAAACGCACGAATTCATCACGGCAGCCGATGGGGGTGGTATCGATGCCGTCGATTCCAACGTTGTAGCTGACAAAGTTCGA GAAGTTACAACGCAGTCGGGTTTACCACCGAGTCAATTGAGCAAAGCAATCTCACGGATCAGCACCGAGTATCGGTTGCAGTTTGCCTGGCCTAGAAGACCCCAACTGACGAATGGCGAGACAGTGGCACCAGGAGTGACGGCCGCCGGACTCCCTGCAGGTACGACAGGACCACCTAGAAAGTCTCTCAGCATGGGAGCTCTTAAGCAGGGTATCGCTCCTACAGGGCCCGCCCCGGTACACAAGAAACGTCCCGGTGATGTCGATCACAAGCGTGATG GGATGCAAGCATCGGAGCTAGAACCTTTGGTCGGAGGAACTGGAACGGACACTATCGACGGAGTGGTGCCCGAGGGCGATGAGCGCGAGGAAGACATGTCGGACTTGAAAATAACTTTCAG GGGTAAAAAATCAGGTAGGACCGTAAGGATATCGGATGATAAAGGGCTGAGGGAGAAACCGCAGGAGAAACCGTTTCCCACTGCTGAAGTCATCGAGCTTAGACGACTCGCTGACGAGTACAAG CATCGCGACTGGGGTTGCGGTCTGGCAGCCGAGGACGAGGCTTCGCTGTGGAAACGGGTCTCCAGTAACCACGCTCTCAACGCGCTGTCCCTTGCCAG GTCAGTaacgaaggaagagaaagaaaaagagaacacGAGAAAAGTTGCTCCGGTTACTGCCGCGATGACCATGCCTCCCGCGGGTCGGCCATCTTCGGTTCAAGCTAGACCCATTCATGGAATTTTGCAGGATGATTCTAAAGCG GATACGGAAAGAGCTATTGCTCGCGCAAGAAAAGATTTCTTGATCCGCCATCATCTGGATCGTACTACTGGCGTGg GCGATGGTGCACTGCTTCCCTCTCCAACGAGAGAAAAGTTGGAGCCCGTGATACCACGACGTCGAGAGGAGACGAAAGAGCACCGCGAAGAAATTCAGCCTAAAACGAAATCCAGCCCTAAGAACAGTCCAAGAACCGGTCGTTCGCAGAGTCTTGGTCCAACTGTGACTGAACGTCGATCACCTAAACGTCAACCGCCTCGTGCGCCTTCCGTCACTAAAGATGCCAAG gaaaaggagaaggagtcaaaggagaaggagaaagagcaAAGGGAAAAAGGCGGTGAGCCTGAAAGGCATCCACGACCGA TGACGGCAGAGCCACAAGTAAACGGGGACGTGACAGGTGGGGAGTCGAGCGTCGCGTCGACACCACCGTCCCAGTCTCAGGCGCCAGTTTCGGCCACCGCCGCAAGCCCGTGGATCGACGACGAGCCGGTAGTGAAAAGTCCGCCAGAACCGACCAGGGTAAAGTCGCCGGAACAGATGATCATGCGCTCACCGGAGCCGGTCAACTGGACGGTTCCATTAGACACCGGGAAAACATTCACTGTCACGCAAAACGTTAGAGAAG aacCTCTGACACGTCCGCATAGCGAGGCAAAGAGCTGGGCACCTTCGTCAGTTCCATCGGCTCCGCAATCTGCACCACCTGAATTAGCGGCACAGCACAAGTCGCAACATTCCCAACATTCCGGATATAAATCTCCAGAAAGTGAAAGTGTTTCTATAGGTAGCTTTAGCGGTTTGAACGGACACAAGGACATGGACTCCGAAAGGGATAGTCCGTTGCCCTCGAATATTCAAACCGGCGGCACTCCCACACACGTTGACGAT GAAACAGGCGGTATCGAAGAAGAATCTAAAGAACAAAGATCGGAGCCATCAATAAAATCCGTAGCAGGGACGAGTTTAAGATGTCTAGAGGATCCAAGTTTCGAAtatgagaggaaaaaagaaggtaGTCAGCCAGTCACAACGGCGGCCATGACAGCCCCGTCATCGACGACGACCCCTCAACAGGGTTACCGTATCCTAGAGGCGGAGTCGCCTCAAGGTGGCGCCATTGATAGTGGCGGTGCCGGTAGCGTGGGTGGAATAGGAAGTAGCGGGGGTGGCTACCATGTACTGGAAGCGCCGACAGTGGTTCCAGGCTCTGCACAACGTTCCGCAGCGAGCGAAGTGCTGGAAAAAGCACGAAAtcgtttcgataaattctGGGGAAAGGGCAGCGGCTCGGAGAATTAG
- the LOC552243 gene encoding mucin-5AC isoform X9: MIGSFWNLCRACPSMPIDKLHSEYRSTYTWHEYTGPHQEQVVRRAPQPPPTSRPTLEPPLPRRKKCPELAYKTHEFITAADGGGIDAVDSNVVADKVREVTTQSGLPPSQLSKAISRISTEYRLQFAWPRRPQLTNGETVAPGVTAAGLPAGTTGPPRKSLSMGALKQGIAPTGPAPVHKKRPGDVDHKRDGMQASELEPLVGGTGTDTIDGVVPEGDEREEDMSDLKITFRGKKSGRTVRISDDKGLREKPQEKPFPTAEVIELRRLADEYKHRDWGCGLAAEDEASLWKRVSSNHALNALSLARSVTKEEKEKENTRKVAPVTAAMTMPPAGRPSSVQARPIHGILQDDSKADTERAIARARKDFLIRHHLDRTTGVGDGALLPSPTREKLEPVIPRRREETKEHREEIQPKTKSSPKNSPRTGRSQSLGPTVTERRSPKRQPPRAPSVTKDAKEKEKESKEKEKEQREKGGEPERHPRPTGVSVTGPGHVRWSIREPSTVSSTGSSTSVPPLPPPPSGPGPTPFYRRSPQVHRKSFLATTAPPYRPLHHIKPSTTTTSTTTITTTTTTTTITTTTNTTSTSVKPPVKHSIHTSVHHPPTSSAAAAARPDRVKDISRSHQGPNEAQAKTGRDQSAAAAAAAAVADPSKSSSDSRYASNQAATAVQPMTAEPQVNGDVTGGESSVASTPPSQSQAPVSATAASPWIDDEPVVKSPPEPTRVKSPEQMIMRSPEPVNWTVPLDTGKTFTVTQNVREEPLTRPHSEAKSWAPSSVPSAPQSAPPELAAQHKSQHSQHSGYKSPESESVSIGSFSGLNGHKDMDSERDSPLPSNIQTGGTPTHVDDETGGIEEESKEQRSEPSIKSVAGTSLRCLEDPSFEYERKKEGSQPVTTAAMTAPSSTTTPQQGYRILEAESPQGGAIDSGGAGSVGGIGSSGGGYHVLEAPTVVPGSAQRSAASEVLEKARNRFDKFWGKGSGSEN, from the exons CTCCATTCAGAGTATAGGAGCACGTACACATGGCACGAATATACTGGGCCGCACCAGGAACAAGTTGTTCGTCGAGCACCGCAACCCCCGCCGACATCGA GGCCCACTTTGGAACCGCCATTGCCACGGCGAAAGAAATGTCCGGAGCTTGCGTACAAAACGCACGAATTCATCACGGCAGCCGATGGGGGTGGTATCGATGCCGTCGATTCCAACGTTGTAGCTGACAAAGTTCGA GAAGTTACAACGCAGTCGGGTTTACCACCGAGTCAATTGAGCAAAGCAATCTCACGGATCAGCACCGAGTATCGGTTGCAGTTTGCCTGGCCTAGAAGACCCCAACTGACGAATGGCGAGACAGTGGCACCAGGAGTGACGGCCGCCGGACTCCCTGCAGGTACGACAGGACCACCTAGAAAGTCTCTCAGCATGGGAGCTCTTAAGCAGGGTATCGCTCCTACAGGGCCCGCCCCGGTACACAAGAAACGTCCCGGTGATGTCGATCACAAGCGTGATG GGATGCAAGCATCGGAGCTAGAACCTTTGGTCGGAGGAACTGGAACGGACACTATCGACGGAGTGGTGCCCGAGGGCGATGAGCGCGAGGAAGACATGTCGGACTTGAAAATAACTTTCAG GGGTAAAAAATCAGGTAGGACCGTAAGGATATCGGATGATAAAGGGCTGAGGGAGAAACCGCAGGAGAAACCGTTTCCCACTGCTGAAGTCATCGAGCTTAGACGACTCGCTGACGAGTACAAG CATCGCGACTGGGGTTGCGGTCTGGCAGCCGAGGACGAGGCTTCGCTGTGGAAACGGGTCTCCAGTAACCACGCTCTCAACGCGCTGTCCCTTGCCAG GTCAGTaacgaaggaagagaaagaaaaagagaacacGAGAAAAGTTGCTCCGGTTACTGCCGCGATGACCATGCCTCCCGCGGGTCGGCCATCTTCGGTTCAAGCTAGACCCATTCATGGAATTTTGCAGGATGATTCTAAAGCG GATACGGAAAGAGCTATTGCTCGCGCAAGAAAAGATTTCTTGATCCGCCATCATCTGGATCGTACTACTGGCGTGg GCGATGGTGCACTGCTTCCCTCTCCAACGAGAGAAAAGTTGGAGCCCGTGATACCACGACGTCGAGAGGAGACGAAAGAGCACCGCGAAGAAATTCAGCCTAAAACGAAATCCAGCCCTAAGAACAGTCCAAGAACCGGTCGTTCGCAGAGTCTTGGTCCAACTGTGACTGAACGTCGATCACCTAAACGTCAACCGCCTCGTGCGCCTTCCGTCACTAAAGATGCCAAG gaaaaggagaaggagtcaaaggagaaggagaaagagcaAAGGGAAAAAGGCGGTGAGCCTGAAAGGCATCCACGACCGA CGGGTGTTTCAGTCACGGGCCCCGGCCACGTGCGTTGGAGCATACGGGAACCGTCGACGGTTTCCTCGACGGGTTCGTCGACCAGCGTGCCACCATTACCGCCACCACCCTCGGGCCCAGGGCCTACTCCGTTCTACAGGAGGTCCCCGCAGGTCCATCGGAAAT CCTTCCTCGCAACCACAGCTCCCCCCTATCGCCCCCTTCATCACATCAAACCCTCAACCACTACCACGAGTACTACCACAATTACCACTACCACTACCACAACCACTATCACCACCACCACAAACACAACAAGTACAAGCGTAAAACCCCCGGTAAAACATTCGATTCATACGAGTGTCCATCACCCACCTACGTCGAGCGCTGCTGCTGCGGCCAGGCCGGACCGTGTTAAAGATATAAGCCGATCCCACCAAGGTCCAAACGAAGCTCAGGCAAAAACGGGCCGCGACCAGTCAGCTGCGGCTGCGGCCGCAGCCGCCGTCGCCGATCCATCCAAATCATCCTCCGATAGTCGATACGCGTCAAACCAAGCCGCTACCGCCGTCCAACCTA TGACGGCAGAGCCACAAGTAAACGGGGACGTGACAGGTGGGGAGTCGAGCGTCGCGTCGACACCACCGTCCCAGTCTCAGGCGCCAGTTTCGGCCACCGCCGCAAGCCCGTGGATCGACGACGAGCCGGTAGTGAAAAGTCCGCCAGAACCGACCAGGGTAAAGTCGCCGGAACAGATGATCATGCGCTCACCGGAGCCGGTCAACTGGACGGTTCCATTAGACACCGGGAAAACATTCACTGTCACGCAAAACGTTAGAGAAG aacCTCTGACACGTCCGCATAGCGAGGCAAAGAGCTGGGCACCTTCGTCAGTTCCATCGGCTCCGCAATCTGCACCACCTGAATTAGCGGCACAGCACAAGTCGCAACATTCCCAACATTCCGGATATAAATCTCCAGAAAGTGAAAGTGTTTCTATAGGTAGCTTTAGCGGTTTGAACGGACACAAGGACATGGACTCCGAAAGGGATAGTCCGTTGCCCTCGAATATTCAAACCGGCGGCACTCCCACACACGTTGACGAT GAAACAGGCGGTATCGAAGAAGAATCTAAAGAACAAAGATCGGAGCCATCAATAAAATCCGTAGCAGGGACGAGTTTAAGATGTCTAGAGGATCCAAGTTTCGAAtatgagaggaaaaaagaaggtaGTCAGCCAGTCACAACGGCGGCCATGACAGCCCCGTCATCGACGACGACCCCTCAACAGGGTTACCGTATCCTAGAGGCGGAGTCGCCTCAAGGTGGCGCCATTGATAGTGGCGGTGCCGGTAGCGTGGGTGGAATAGGAAGTAGCGGGGGTGGCTACCATGTACTGGAAGCGCCGACAGTGGTTCCAGGCTCTGCACAACGTTCCGCAGCGAGCGAAGTGCTGGAAAAAGCACGAAAtcgtttcgataaattctGGGGAAAGGGCAGCGGCTCGGAGAATTAG